The genome window TGATTCCCAATCTAGTTCAATTTGGATACAAAAATTCATAGACATGAGAAAAGAATTAGAGTTAATTGAAACAGAAAGATTGACCAGTAATATAAGTAAAGATgccaataataaaattttagaaaCCTGGAATGCGTTGCCAGAaacatttaattgtttaaagaaGCTGGCTCACGCTATTCTAACTGTATTTTCATCAACATATGCCTGCGAGTCATTGTTTTCAGAGATGAATAACATCAAAGACTCTGTTAGAAATAGACTGACTGATGAATCAAGTTCAGCATGCATTCTGCTAAAAGTAACATCGTACAACCCTAATATAAGTCAATTATCGTCCAATCTGCAACAACAGAAGTCGCACTAATTTTTAATTGCTCTTGTAATTGTATTTTTGGTAAATATAGAGCTTTGAGTTGATattgtttttttacattatttttccaCTGATCACAAAGTCAAGAATATTTGATGGCACGGCTGCgacgtcattaaatattattccagaaaattGGCACGTATACGCATAAAGGTTCGCCATCCCTGGCCTATAACTTATGTTGGGGAGGGATTCAGAATCAAATTCCTCTAGGGTTCAGTGGACTGTATTTCTTGATCACAATATTCACTATTTACTAGGTTCACAATGGTTCTCTAGGTTCACAGTACTTCAAGGTTCTTACAGGTGTTCTTCGATCGGAAGCAAGAGGTGAATCGATTCTTCGAACGACGGGGTCTTCTCGCGCCTCCTTACGGAAGCGGGGGAAATCCGTTCGGGGCTGATTTGCCCCCTGCGGATGGTTGCAATCGCGCACCGTGAAGACGGTGCGGTCGTTGGATAGCCCCTTGCGGGGCATAAATGGTATCTGTTCGGCTCGGGCCGATGCTTCTAGGCGTCTACTCTACCTCGCAACCCGACTCGAAACGAGGTCGCGAGGTAGAGCCTTCCTGTCTGGAGGACGAGCGTGCCATGGGGCGATGTCCCGCAAGTGGGCGTGTGCTGATTGGTCCGCACGGTCGAACAGCTTCCTGGCCAGCCGTTCAACAAACTTGTCTATGTCCTCGATACGTAAGTCTCTCTGTATGGTGGAGTTCCTTACGTACCGAGGGGCGTTCACAATCCTTCGGAGCGCGATGTTTTGTTGCGCTCTGATGGTTTTCTTTGTGGCCTCCGTGGCTAGTGCATACCACGCGGGCGCGGCGTACGTAAGGCGGGAGCGTACATATAGTTTAAAATTGTGACCGAAGACCGCTAAGCCGCCCCGAAATAGTAGGTAATTTCAAAATTTGGTCAATGTGTACGTCACCTAAACGCCAAGTATTCTGATACCGTTTCATTAAAAGATCACAGGTAATACTACATATATCCTTCATCTTTTAACAAGCCTTAATAGCAAGGACAGGACCCATCTCGTCATTGTGGGCACACGCCTCATTGTCTGCAACTAGATCAGACTCCCACCTTAAGATATGTGTAACTTAACGTTGAAAACTTAACTGGCCCATGTAATAATCttatgtattaattttaatgttatggtaatgctgtatgttttctttttgcaataaaaaaaaaaccgcaaTCTTGAGGTGTTGGACCAATCCACGGGGTTCACCGGATAGACACGACATGACGTATGCTAATTTCTTTGCCGGTGACAAGTCTAATTGTTAAACCCCACCCATTGTGGTCCATCTGTGAAGCCGAAGCACTGGCAAACGTGTTGTGGCATGTTCATGTTTCTTGCTTTTAACGCAAATGTTCAAAATGTTATTTTGCGCGCATTGGAAGAGGTTTCTAAAGGaggaaaaattaaaagtactgcGATTAAATGTGATATACCCAGAGGTCTAACCTTCAAAGACACATAAAACAGGGTGGCGTCGTGAAAGATATTTCTTCTAAATTTATATCATCTCAAATATTTTGAAAGAAAATCGAGGCGGAGTTTATAAATCTTGCAAATTCCAGATTAAAAAATCTCAAATCATTAATTTTCTATTGTCTCTGAAGTCTGTTGAATCACATTATGCAAGAGGAAAATCCAAGTATATTTTGTCCAGCGATTTAGGTATTAGAAAACTACAACAGTCAGAATCCGGAAATGCCAGTGAAATATGAATACTTTCGTAAAATATATACAACCAAGTTCAATTTCAGTTCTGAAGTCCTAGTGATGATGCCTGTTCATATTGTCCTgaataaaatcgaaataagaGTAAACAACGTTGAAGCCATCAGTGAGGTTGTTCCTGAAATGATCCAGGCGGTCCATTGTCTCACCATCTCACAACTTCAAGAAAAGGTTGACGAACAAGATCAGTGGTTGCGGCACAACAATGATGAAATTAAGGGCGGGCCATAAGAAACAATGAAAACCTCGTAGACATCTTATCTAAGATAGGAGCTAAGATTATGTTCCCTGTCACTAAAAACAATATGGCGATTAATCAATTGGAGCTCCCCAGATTTTATATTTCGGAATGGTCATTTATACTTTTACATATATGCCTATCAAAACTACCAACGACACTTAAATCTCTGTTTGAACAaaagatggacaaaaattgtatagaCGCGTGCCCCAGAATATACAGAGATGATATTTGGTTGCGAATCGGATAATATACCGAAAATTCGGACTTAGTTGAATTTTTAGAAACTGTCATAGGATGTAGGTAGAAACGGAATGCCGCTTAATCGAGTGTACGAATTCGGGATCAAAAATTCAGCAAGCAAAATGAATATAATAACTCGAGGCAAGGGAAGCCCGCTCGCAGATCGGTTCATTATGCCGCTGCTGAAGTTAAGCAGCCGTGTATGCTGTGGGGATTCGAAACATTCCTCCATAACAATTTGCGCGGAATTCAAATCCATGTCGCCCTTTGCACGAAAGGATTTGGTCGATAGCGAACAACTTTGTTTCCATTGTTTGGGAAACCACAGCTACCGCGACTGCATGCCACCGGGAGCTTCATTTCAGCTGTGGAAATACTAAGCATCACCCAAAGCTGTGTAATAATCGGAGCTCGGCGGAGCGGTCAGCCCCTCGCACGGGCGGGGGCTTTCGGCAACAATCTTCATGCTTCGTGCATCTTGAACTCTCGCGAAACATGAACACGAAACAAATTCTAGCCAAACAGAAGAAAATGTACTAACACAGCCTTATCCTATACTGTGTCGCAGGAACCTTTACCTGAAAAGAAAACTGGAACACCGAGAAATCATACCTTTCGACCCTTATAGAATACTTTCCAAAATTTAACAATGAAGCTtgtgatttaatttttaatttattctttaGGCAGTGGACGTATATAGTCACCACGGTCTTGTATGTGCCAAAAGTGCCGGTCGTTTTCCCGTCATGCTTCCTTGAACGGAGTcatacgtaggtctcttgtcacGGCTAATGTATCTGCAGTATTGGAACCaaatggtttggcacgtagcgatggcaataGACCAAACGGTATGACTCTTGTCCCGTGGAAGCAAGGAAGCTCGCTTGTGTGGGATACACTGGCGCTGTCACACTTACAGGCGACCTTcgtggcggccggagcggcagctactaaggcagaaagggccaggaggcgcaaatatgagaaatgagaatatagaaaattgtTTCATgtttttgtgccttttggggtggagactaTGTACTTGTTCACGTTGGAaagcgcgggcgcggcggcgggtGCGGGGCCGGAGAAGTGGCGAGTTCGTGTTCACATTAGCCGCCAGGCGTTTGCGCGAGTGTGACGTGTTGTCAGAGATTGTAAACATGGACGAcgatcttttatttttaaccgaaaatTCATATCTAAAGTGGGAGATGTTAAAAATTAGAATTGGTGTGCACGAAATTAATAAAGAAAGAGAACAGTATGGTGAATTTCATACTTTATATAGTAATTTGAGAGAACATCCTTCAAGATTTTTTGGATATACCAGGATGACAGTCAACTGTTTTGATTACATATTGGATTCAATAAGGAGTGAGATTTCAAAAGTAGACACAAATTTTCATAAAAGCATAAAACCCGAAGAAAGACTATTTGTAACTATAAggtgagtttaaaaaaaaagaattttcgtagttaattatatttaaagtttaatttccaTAATTTGATGTGTTATATTCGTAACTATTGTAACTATGGTAAGCCTGGGACGTGAAACTATTAATTTCATTCATAACAACTTCTGTAATTTTGTTTCTCGTACGTAATTTTTGCATAGGAGTAAACTCCTTCATGTACGGCAAcagacttttaaaaaataacaggTCTTCGCAATCTTGTTCTTGCCTTTCGCTGCTTTGCGACAGTTTAATTTGTAATAATTCCAACTTTTTCTTCTCTAATTCCATGAATTCCTGTCTTACATCTTGTGCACATTTACGTTTGGTGCTCGTATATTGTGTACTTGTAGATGAACCAGCTATTGACTGGGGAGTTGGGGACCGTTCATTATTATCACTACAGTTTCCATCAGCAGTTTCATCTAAATTGCCTTCATTTAATTCTGGGGTAACGTCATCTTTTATAAACTGCATCATTTGAAAATATGGCCACATTGAAGTGTTTTGATCAGTTCCAGCATCTCCAGAACGAGAAACcggaatttttttaaactctttCATAAATTGGTCCCGAATATTCTTCCATTTTTTTCTTAAAGccttttctataaaaattaaatattgtttagTGTTGATGCCTTAtataattttagtaggtatataaagtaattagtatagatatatttaaattttacgtaataattgtattttttttatatgtttcaGATATCTTTCCACTGGGTTGGCATTTCGATCTTTGGCTTATAGCTTTCGTTTGGGTGTTAGTACAGTGTCTGAGATTGTTTATAGTACCTGTGAAGctatttggaaaaaaaatttgaatgtcCACATGCCACTGCCATCTGAAGACCAGCTTAAGCATATTTCTTCAGATTTTGAGAAAATGTGGAACTTTCCTAACTGCATTGGCAGCTTAGATGGTAAACATTGTAGAATTAAACGACCTAAACGATCAGGATCGGCATTTTTTAACTACAAGCATTATTTCTCTATTGTTTTGCAAGCTGTGGCTGATGCGAACAAAAGATTTTTAACTATTGAAGTGGGAGGTAGAGGAAAGCAAAGCGACGGCGGTACATTCAACGCCTCGTCCCTGAACCGGTTACTCGAAAGAGGCGCATTCAATATTCCAGAACCAAGAACATTACCCAATTCTAATATAACAGCTCCATATGTTATAGTAGCCGATGAAGCTTATCCTCTTAAAGAGTATCTTATGCGTCCATATCCACAAAGAACATTGAATCAAGAGAgagaacattttaataatagaTTGTCAAGAGCGAGAAAAACCGTGGAGTGTGCATTTGGAATTTTATGCAATAAATGGCGAGTTTTGTTAAAACCTATTGAAACTGATGTTAAACATGCACGCCTGATTATCAAAACCGCTTGCTTAttgcataatattgtaattgaTATAGATGGTTACAATTTCAATGATGAGTTAACAACTGAAACTCAGCACCAATGGCGACAAACTGGAAGAAACAACAATCCATCAAATCGAGCTAAACAAATTCGGAGTTTATTCACGAAATATTTTTGGGAGAACAAtcgtttaatattataaacataccagaagtgaagttaaatattaaccacgacacacagcggtttatcgagagttttgcctttcataataaccttactgcaatattaacttgattagggcacaattgctattgtaaccactcaatcagaaatgcgacctaaacacaaaagcgtttaatagtcgaatgagtctgaggttgaacacagactgccttaagaatcatcaaata of Maniola hyperantus chromosome 26, iAphHyp1.2, whole genome shotgun sequence contains these proteins:
- the LOC138404133 gene encoding uncharacterized protein, which encodes MRNENIENCFMFLCLLGWRLCTCSRWKARARRRVRGRRSGEFVFTLAARRLRECDVLSEIVNMDDDLLFLTENSYLKWEMLKIRIGVHEINKEREQYGEFHTLYSNLREHPSRFFGYTRMTVNCFDYILDSIRSEISKVDTNFHKSIKPEERLFVTIRYLSTGLAFRSLAYSFRLGVSTVSEIVYSTCEAIWKKNLNVHMPLPSEDQLKHISSDFEKMWNFPNCIGSLDGKHCRIKRPKRSGSAFFNYKHYFSIVLQAVADANKRFLTIEVGGRGKQSDGGTFNASSLNRLLERGAFNIPEPRTLPNSNITAPYVIVADEAYPLKEYLMRPYPQRTLNQEREHFNNRLSRARKTVECAFGILCNKWRVLLKPIETDVKHARLIIKTACLLHNIVIDIDGYNFNDELTTETQHQWRQTGRNNNPSNRAKQIRSLFTKYFWENNRLIL